ggaaagagagaaaagtagagagaataaaataagagagggaataaagtaagtgaggaAAAAAGTGTAACTTTTTGCTAAATAGGAAAAAGACTCTACTATGATGGAACATtccgaaatagaaaaaatgattCTACTACTATGGAAGGAGGGAGTATCTCTACTACATACAATACAGACAGAGGAGGTACTATTTTAAAGATGTAACTCTAACCCCCACAATAAGTGACGATAGGAAAAACAAGACTCATTTTGATTTTATCTATCTCCTATTCAAATCTGATACTTGTGTATCACGCGTACCACTATACTATTACTATTGGTATTTGGTAGTCTAACTAGAAATGCATGACAAAAACCCTTTTCTCAATTCTCTCCCTTTTATAATATTTAGTAGTTAAagcatcatcatcaataatttaGGTGAGTGAGCGTGTGTTATAATTTATTCACCAGAAATCAAAGAAGCATAGCATCAAATCTTTTGCATGACAAGGGAAAATATCACTCAAGGAAGCAATTTGGTATCTtcctattttactttttcttattCAACGTTTCATTATCCTGTTGAAATTTGTTATATATCTGTATAACATCTGATGAACAAAAGTGAATTTATAAGTGAATTTCTCTATCCTCCAATAGtaatttataagcaaaaatagaATCCAAAAACCTTGCACATTAAGAATTTGCTATTTCCCTTTTCAATCTCACTGTGCACTACCACCCGCCACCACAATGTGGCAGCCGCGGCCAGTGGCAACGGTGAGGATGTCACGGGTTTCATTATTTATACCCCCGTATCCTAGTCCGCCGCTGAGACTAAATTCTCAGCACCCTTTACCACTCCCTAATATTTCATTAACTATTCTGTGTTGATTGTGATGGAAATGCGAGCCTATTATATACATATCTACACGAATTCACCATAAGTTAGTAGACATTGTTGCAGTTTTGAAACCTTCTACTAAATCAGAGTGATGAAAGCGAACCCAAAAAACACAGCAGTTTGTCAAAACCTAACTAGATTTGTAGTTAACACTACAATAAAACAAACCAGTTTAGCAGTCTCTCGAATCCACCAAATTTAACTGGTGAGGCAAATAGCACACACCTACCATCACCAGCAGATTTACTCAGCCTCCGTGAGGGGCTTGCGAGCTAAGAAGAAGTACATAGATGTGAAAATCTCTTTCCTGAAGATGAAGGCTTGTGTCAGGCATCAGAGGAGGAAATATGAAAACAGAGAGAGGTAAAATCACGGCAATCAAGCTTCCATATATAATTAGTGTTTGAGATTTTGAGGTGCCACTCTAAATGTGTTGCTTTCTTCTCTTACCATGCAGGAAAACAGAAATTGACACTTTGGATATCTATAGAGAGGGGGGAGGTaatattgtttattttgatggatTGATTCATTTTGAACTTATTTCATCGTCTAATCCTTTAACTACTCAATAATACtactcatagttgagtcatttttctattttggaagttccttcatagttgagtcatttccatatatagcaGGGACGGATCCAAGAATTTATATGAAGAGGGGCAAAAATATGTATTCACAAAATTTAAGAGATTTAAAGAGGGGCAATTAgtaagaaattaaaacaaatatattttacatgtatagtttatgtatatgtgatgaaatttgaggtggggcatttgcccATGCTAACTAGTAGCTAGATCCGTCCCTgatatatagtaactttttctctttcttacttcactctcttactttattctatctactttattcactctctactttattctctttcttatactttttttttatcaatttatttaacacactcgaCATCCAtttttaaactccgtgccgaaaaaagttttgcctcaactatgagggaacggagggagtatgttttataaCTCTACCTTATGAAACTTAGTAAAGGATGGTATTCTTACCTTCCCCCATCAACAAGTCCTTCTGCAGCCTTCTCCAAGAAAGCTTGAACCCGTTGGCTTCCTTTAGGGGCAACTCCAACTTTTTCCAGAGCAGCCACCTGAACAGACAAATATCAAAGAGGAACCTTCTTCAAAACGACAGCACGTTATATAAGATGAGAACAGGCTATGGTGCATTAGTGTGGAGTAATGGAAATATTACCAGATTTCTCGTACAGAAACGTCCAAGTGCCGTTAGGCGGAAAGTGCTGAGAGAGAAGTAGCTTGCATCTATGGGCAAGTACCATGGAACAGGTGAGTCCACTGCAAGATCTTTCTCCCACACAACCTTTGGaacaaagatatattcaattatcatatttaaatttatgggTTAAACCAGTAGAGTTAGTTGGTGCGTCAAAAGTTTGATATATACCTCAAAACCAGCTTTCTTGACAGCTTCAAGGCATTGGCTTGTCAACCTTATGTCAGGGAGGCCATTACCTAGTTCGATTTCAGCCTGTACAGAGAGAATTTTAGAATGAACCAAGGGAATTGTGATGGAGCGTATGTTAGGGAGGCATTTCTACAACTAGTGATCACCTTAATCTTCTGATGTTCTTTATTATTAGGATCGTAAGCATCAGTCATGCACCACTCGTATGCAGCAAAACACTGGCCAGGTTTGAGTACCCTGTATATCTCCTTATAGCAGCCAACCTGGAGGAAGGTAGCAAGTCAAGGAATTCCTCAGTAAGAATAATGGAATATTCATATCCAAAAGGTTAGCACATCAAGCGCAAATTCAGAAGGGTTTAAGTTTCATACTGCATCTGGGGCATGGCAAGTCGCTTCAATTGCATACACTGCATCATAGCTATTGTCAGGGATTGGCATCTTCATGAAATCTGCCTGTATTGTAAACAGAATTATTAGGTGAGTATAAGAAAATCAAGATAAGTATTGATTAAGATTTTAAGTGCAACTTTACTGACTTTCACAAAGTCACAAGTCTTGTCCAGTCCAGCAATCCGGTTTAGCACCTATACCAATATACAATTGCGAAATATGCAAATTGAGACCTCGGGAAGAGAGAAAACATTAAAAAGGAAGTTCTAATTTAGAGATGTCCATAGGAGATGATGATAATATGAGATCAATCTACATATAACTAGCAGAAAGGTGCTCCAACACAAAATCATGGAATCATAGTAGTGGAACAAATGCAGTTATCCACATATAATTACACATTTCTGTCAACATAGGATTAGACACATACCTTTCCCCTAGATATCTGGTATTCATTGTTATTGAGACCAGTGATTGATGTCTTGCTGCAAGATGTTAATATGAAGCAAGTGGTTAAGCAGCAGTGATACTCACAGATAAGTAGGGGTCAAGTGCGCAACGCCTAACTAAAGTGCAAATACTAACTAGATCTCGATCTTCATCATGATCATATAGAAAAATACAGAATCACATACTTATTATATACACGGAAATGATTGTCAGTTAAGCTACTTCTGGCACCACTACATGGatagaaaacaaaaaaacacaatGGCTGCAAAACCATATTTGAGGGGGAAATGAAAATTTTGGATTAAAAATCTGAAACTGTTCATATCATCTCAATTGCTCAATATAAACTAAAAGATGTAGGGAAAAACTGGCTTATCAAACGAAAACAGAGTTGACAATAacgaaaaatagaaattattgaTTTCTCATATCACCTAAAGCGAGCGATTTCTCTTAATGGTCCACCAATTCCACATCCCACGTCCAATACCTAGAAGACATGAACAAAACTCCACAGTTATTCAAAGCAAAGAAATGTAGGTCCATTTTGGCTCAGAAAAGAAGCTAAAAACACCTTTTGTCCTGGTTTCAGCCCAAGTTGTAAAGCAAGGAAGTGTTCATGCCGTTTGATGCTCTCTTGAAGAGATTCGCCTTTCCACCTGTAGGATATTACATTAACCAGATTCAGTGATTGTTACAAGCTGCAATTCAAAGAATCTAAACATTCTTGGCCTGACAAGAAAAGATCAAATTAACAGGTTTAAATGTAGTGTTTGACTTGCATCTACCACTAGCGATGGGTTCCAGATATTGGAACTGCATAGTTAGGAATCACAGGATACAAGGAATTGGACCATTCAGTAGTTTCCTGTATACTTCATAATTTTAAGCCAAGGTATGGAGTACTGAAGATTTCTCTTGTTGAGAAAAGTAATTATGACACAGCAAATCATTTACCTGGGTGCAAAATGGAATGATTCTCCCCATCCATACTCATAGAAACTTGTGACCAGATCATAGTACTTATTGACCTGGGAAATTAATGGCAAGGTCATTTTTGCAAATTGCAAGTAATAATTTAGCTCAAATTACGTACCATGACACATACTATAATGTTAACGCCATTAATCAGCATCATAACTAAAGGGGACAAgactttacattttttaaaaggaGGCCCATCTAGACAATCTTCTACAAGAGGAATGGACAAAACTATTGTCTATAAACAAAGGACATAACCCTTTACCACAAAAGATAAGAAAACGATTTTTGGGTGTTACAATACTTtcagaaaacataaaaaactaAACTATAAAGCATCTAACACCATTGACTTCTGCAATAACAGCCAATGTCTTTAGCACTCTCACTAATTTGCAAGCTTTGAGATCCAATGCAAATATTAAAAGGTCGATATAACTAGTTTGTTTTATCTCCTGAGAATAAATTGCTTTGCAAAGTAAACAGCTCAGAAATTTGAAGTCTTTCTTTAGGCTCTCAATTAACACAAGGAGATGAAACCATTTATCTCACAAAAGTAGACTTAGTGAAAAACAGAGTGGGCACAGATGCAACAGACCGTGGTCTCCCTAATTCTGTAACCATAACTGTCATCTAAAAGTCAGTGATGCTTAATAAGTACTGCAAAAGTGAAAGCCAGTGTGACAAATAAGAAATCTTACCATGTCAGTGTAGTTGGCTTTTCTATCTTCCTGGTCACCTCCATAGCAAACATGATACTTCTCGTACCTGATTTACGAAGAAATGAATAACATATGAATATAAAGATAATGATAGTAGAATGACAAAACCAATTAAAAACCGGTGGTCTACAAAGACAAGAAAATTCAATGGAACAGGAAAACAATAACGAATCAGAAGAGTCTGAAATAACAAGTTCATTAGTCACTCTTTCTAAAGTAATAACTATGCATACATACTAGTTGAAGTCCATAAAACAAATCATAACTTTTGTTTTccataaaatacaaaattttatcACTGAATGGTTAGaatcattttaataaatttagcTAAAAGTGATACAGAACAGTTTCTTAGAATCACAAGAAAAGCTTTGGGACAGCAAGCATCATGTCCATACCATACAGGTTAATACAACATTTTCGCCTTGAACACGGAAAATGGTATGTTACTGATTGATAGTTCGGTATTAACTATTAAATCAAGCAAGACATCTTTCAGGTCAATGGCATCTCCAGTGCCAAAAGAAGACAAGGAAAAAAACTTCTAGCTCTCCGGTTAAACACACGCGTGCAACACACAAAGCGAACATCTCGGATTTGTGAAAACTCCGGTACAGATTGAACCAAGCAAAGGGCCTAAATTTTCCAATCTTCGTTGGATTGTCAACAGTTTTACTACAGTAATTAatgtataaaatttaaaatattggtTCACTAAACTTTTTAAGTAGAATAGACCGCCATCATTCTCACTATTTCGTATAGAAAATTCAACACCACAAAGTTGAGAGTGAAAGTCCAGGCAAATGGGCCCAGTTTACCACCTGTCAAGATGTGGCATTCCACTCAATATCAATAATCAGATCCACCACACATTCAGATTCATTCACTAATAACAACCAGGTcaaaaagagaataaataaaattgagcaAAAAAAAAGGCAGATGGCCGGTTTTTTTCCAACTATGCCAATGCGAATGCCATGAGATTGATTGAAAGAAGACAGTTGTTATGGTTCAGAATTAACAGAGAGACGGCAATGCCTTGAAACCAGACTCGTGGCGACTACAGAATCAATTAACAAAGGAACAATTGTTATGCTTCATAATTGATAACAATGGAAATCGTGTTAATGTCACCGATTCAACTTGACCAATCAGCCAATCTGAAGATACAACATTAGAGAGATGAGGGTTAAAAGGTTACTTGTCCACAGCGGAGAGAACATCATCTTTTTGGATCTTTCCGCCGACGCCAGATGCCAGATCCAGTGTTCCCGCCTTGGACATGGTTAATCACAACTCCGGAGGGGAATCTGGAAGATCTGAGACGTGAATCGAGAAAATTTCCGGATGATGAACACAGCGTAATTCACTATAAATGATAAATGCAGGAATGGTAATGACCTCACGCCCAAAACTGCAGGAGATTCTTTGAAGTGAAAGTCTGATCAGAAagggaaacaaataaaaaggaaaagaaattgCAATGAATTTGTatggcgagagagagagagagaaaggggcaGGCAATGCATCCAGAGAAAACAAAAGGTGGGAAGTGTCAAGATTTGGAGTGTAGCGACAGAGACAGTGTCAGTGGTTCAGTGtggccgccacgtcagctgatCACGTGCTTTCGATCCGCCGGCTATATTTAGTTAAAATAATGGATCCAcctcttttttttgttcttagggtatccactattagGCG
This sequence is a window from Salvia splendens isolate huo1 chromosome 5, SspV2, whole genome shotgun sequence. Protein-coding genes within it:
- the LOC121805340 gene encoding cycloartenol-C-24-methyltransferase-like — its product is MSKAGTLDLASGVGGKIQKDDVLSAVDKYEKYHVCYGGDQEDRKANYTDMVNKYYDLVTSFYEYGWGESFHFAPRWKGESLQESIKRHEHFLALQLGLKPGQKVLDVGCGIGGPLREIARFSKTSITGLNNNEYQISRGKVLNRIAGLDKTCDFVKADFMKMPIPDNSYDAVYAIEATCHAPDAVGCYKEIYRVLKPGQCFAAYEWCMTDAYDPNNKEHQKIKAEIELGNGLPDIRLTSQCLEAVKKAGFEVVWEKDLAVDSPVPWYLPIDASYFSLSTFRLTALGRFCTRNLVAALEKVGVAPKGSQRVQAFLEKAAEGLVDGGRKEIFTSMYFFLARKPLTEAE